In the genome of Afipia felis ATCC 53690, the window GCGATTACGCCGGTTGCAATTTGGTAGCTGGAATAATGCTCGCGTCCGGCGTCGCGGTAGAAGCCGATCAAACGCTTCCATCTTATCACAGCCATCGCGGCGTTCAGCGCATTCAATTCAGCGATCTGGATGTTGGTGGCGTACTCGTTCTCCGCCTCATCTTCCTCGCCGAACGACATGCGGGTTGCGATATGATCGCTCTTGTCTGGCGTGCAGGTGAGGACGCGCACGATACCCTGCAAGCCCGTCGGCGCACGCACCACGCCCATGCCGACGTCGATGAACGACACGTTGTGTTCAAGGAGCCAATCGACGATTGCGCGCTTAGACTTACCGTTATCCAGGCACAGAAAGGCAAAGTTGATACCCTCAAGCTGCTGGATGTTTTCAGCGGTCAGCTTTGCTGGATGCTTGATCAAGCCGCGTCTGCGCAGCTTGCCGTAGATGTCGCCCAGTGTATCGACCTTGGATTTCTTGCTTTCGAGCTCTTCCAGCGACCACGCTCCCGGTGCGCGGAACGCGTTGTGCGTGTCGAAACGGTCGCCGTCGAAGATATGAATCTCCCCGACGCGAGTCTTCGCCACGAAATCGAGGACGTACGATCCAGTGCCGCCTACGCCTATGATGGCGACGCGCTGCTCTTCGAGCTTCTCGTTATCGGCGCCCACGTGGACACGGCTTGACGCCGTGTCGATGTAATTGAAGACATCGTCATCGTCTTCGTCCGTAGCGTATACCGGGAAGGTCTGCGCCGTGACTTCCGGGCGGATCTTCTGCGCCTCGCCAACAATCCAGCCGAGATAGGCCTGCATCTTGTGGACGTAATCGCGATAGCTGGCCTTCGCCGAGAAGGTGAAGTCAGCTTGGACGCCTTTGCCGAAATTCTGTGGCGCACTGGGATTCTCGAAGGCGCGGATTTTTGCACCGTCGGCCTTACATGGGTGCTCCCCCGTCCAGTAGGCAACGTGAGCGCCCGGCTTCTTGGTGCGCTCGTGCCCGTTAACGACCTGCGTCTCCAACTTGGAGAAGAGAACGCCGTCTTCGCGGACTTCGCGCGAGGACGTGACGTAGGGCACATCCTTGACCAAGAGGTATCCGCTGCGGATCTCGAGATGAAAGCCCGCGTTGCGAAGCGCGAGCAAATCATCGCTACGAGCGAGTAGCCGGTGTGACATCGAATTCCATGTCCTTCTTCACCTGCACGGACTCGCCTTCGATAAGCGTGCCGGTCGGTTTGTCGTTGTTGCCCTTGCTATACTGAACCGCATAGCGCTGGTTCTCCGGCAGCGGCGCCGCGCTGATCAAGACCAGCAGCTGCGCATAAGAGAGGGGGCCCTTCTCGACCTCATATGGCGTGCCGTTCACGTAGATTGTGATCATGTGGTCGTTGCCGCCGCCGTGGCCGGGGCTGCCCCCGCCATTACCGTTCCCATTGCCGTTGTTGTTACCGTTCGCCATGTCTATGCTCCTTGCTTAGTGTTTTTTGTCACGAGGCGGGAAAGGATCGCGTCCCGGAGCGACCGTATCAGAGTCGCGCCATTTCGCGTCGCGACCCTGAATCCTAACCTCGCCACCGCCGAGGCTGCGGACCGTTGCCTTTGCCTGCTGTTCGGCATTGGACTGTTTGTGGTGCACGCTTTCGGGTGTGGCCGAAGCGGCCTTCTTCACCGCCCAATCCGTGCCGTGCTTCACTACAAAGCGATCATTCTTCGACATTCGCTGTCTCCAACTTTGACTTGCACCTTGCGATTCTGCCATGGCACACTTGTTACTACCGCCATCGTTTGTCTTTCATGGCGAAGATGTCAAGTTATTTATGTCGGAGACGCCATGGGTGAGGACCAAGCCACTGAAATCTTTAGTAAACGGCTCAGAGAAGCGCGCGACCTGCGGGGCTTGAGCCAAGCCCTGCTGGCGGCCAAAGCGGGTCTGCCGCCCGCTTCCGTGTCGCATTTCGAATCGGGACCTAGGAAACCGTCCTTCGATAATCTCAAGGCTCTGGCCAAGGCATTGGACGTGACGACGGACTATTTGCTTGGTCGTTCCGAAACACCCGACGCATCGGCGGAAACAGTTGGCCGACTTCACCGTGATCTACACAAATTGTCATCACAAGACCTGGAGCTAGCTCAGGATTTCGTCGAGCTTCTCCTCAAGAAGCGCAACTCCGGAAACGACCAAACATGAGTGCGGGACTGCGACTGGCTCGGCGCTCAATTGCGGAGTCGGCAGCGACCCAAGTGCTGCGCGCAAACAACATTGAAGGTCCATGGGTCGATCCGATAGCGATTGCCAAGGCTAAGGGTATCGAAGTTCGTGCCAAGCCGGATACCGCCGACGGCGTATCAGGGATGCTCCTCAAGGCAGGCGACGAGTTCGGAATACTCTATGCTACGAAAATTCCAAGCCGTGGTTTCCAACGATTCAGCGTTGCCCATGAACTAGGGCACTACTGCATCGAGGGACATTCGGACGCGCTCCTCGATAACGGGATGCACATCTCACACGCAGGGTTCCAATCTTCCGATCCTTACGAGCACGAAGCGGATCACTTTGCGGCGGCGCTGTTGATGCCGGAGAGAGCGTTCAAGCGCGCAATTGACGAGTACGACCCTGGCCTCGCTTGCGTCGAGGCGCTGAGCAAGCAATGCGAAACCTCACTAACCGCGACTGCCATACGTTACGTCACGTTGACTGCTGATGGAGTTGCGGTGTTGTTGACTAAGGGCGACGGCGTGGAATGGTGCTTCATGTCGGATGGCCTGAAGCAAGCGAAGGGACTGAGGTTCATTCGCAAATGGGCGCCAGTTCCCGATACGACGCTGACGGCTTCTTTCAATACACGCCCAGATGATGAGCGAGCTGGCCAAAGCGATTCCAGAGAGGCTTGTCTCAATGACTGGATGGGCGGCGATTGTTCATATCGCGTGACGGAAGAAGTCATCGGTTTGGGTCGGTACGGACGCAGTCTTACGATATTGACCTGCAAGGGCTTGTCTATGCGCTCCGAAGCCGAGGAGGACGACGGAGACGAAGACAAGTTGATTGAAAGCTGGACGCCACGATTCAAGTGATCGCCGGTCGGTAGAGGTGGATGGCCGCGGTCTCCAGTCCTTCAAGTCGCTTTGGGCGGGGCAGACGTGTCGCATCACCTGTTCACTCGGACGTCCGCTTGTTGGACCCGGGCACGTCATCTCAACGACCGACTTTACGCGCAGAGCTACCGTCTCTGTCTTGGTGCCCAGCTTTGCTCTGGAGTGGTGGAAAATGGCGCGCCCGACACGATTCGAACGTGTGGCCTCCACCTTCGGAGGGTGGCGCTCTATCCAGCTGAGCTACGGGCGCATTTCACTTCGCTTAATCCTATTGACCTCCGGCGGTCAACGGATTCAGATATTTTCAACCGATCCTCTCGTTCCAAGCGTCCAACGCATCGTGCTGGTAGTCGCTGCGCTACGCGCTTGTTCGCTTTTCCTCTCTGGAAACTGCTTACGCGGTGCTTACGCGAAGAATCTTCCAGATAAGGTAGCTTACTGAGAGAACGTCAACCTACTGAAACTCGTTTCCTTTTTCGACTTCCTTACAAACCAAATCCCCTTGACGTCAGCCTTCGGAGGGCAACGCTCTATCCAGCTGAGCTACGGGTGCCTGATGTCCCTTTATCGGATCACGCGGGTCTCGGCAACGCGAACGTGAGGGTCACGCCGGAACGATGGTCTTGCCGATCGGCCAAAGCGCGATGCCCGCGAGCTTGAGATGTGCCCATGCGAACGGCAGGCCGACGATGGTGATGGCCATCAGCAGCGCCGTGCCGAGATGGCCGAGCGCGAGCCACCAACCCGCCAGGATGAACCAGATGATGTTGCCGATCATCCCGAGCGGCCCTGTGCCGACGTCGGAGCGGCCGGTGACCATCTCGCGCGAGATCGCGCGCTGGCCGAACGGAAACAGCGTGTAACCCGCGATCGTCATCGCCGCGCGCGCCCACGGAATGCCGATGATGGTGATCGCCATCAGCACGGCCGCGATCATCCAGCCGACCGCCATCCAGAAGCCGCCGAGCACGATCCAGAGAATGTTCAGGAGAAGCGAAACCGGAGACATGGGCAGTCCTCGTAGTCTGCGTTATGCGCGTCACCTCGTTCGTGCGCGCCAGACTCGATATTGGGTCGGCAGGCAGACCGCGCAAGGACGGTACCCCGCACCGATCGCATTTGCTTCATCCGCGAAGAACACCCGATGTCGCCGGTAAGTGTCGCCCTTGGCCAGCGCGCGGGCGGCGGCGCGACAATCGAGGCTGCCGTAGATACGCTGTCGCGCGTGGCCGCCGAACTGGCCTGGCGTCGTGCTGTGATAAAACGCCCCATCGCTGCCGAGCAGGCGATAGGTTTTGCCGCCTGTTTCTGTCCTGGAGCTCATTGCCATTCTCGGTAGCGCGGCGGATTCTCCTCAAGGCGCGTCGAACAGATCTGAATGGCCGTGCGGCGCGCAGCGCAGATATTGCGGCGGCGCGTGAACGTGATCGCCGAGTTCAGCCGCGGCGTGCCAAGGCCAGCGCGGATCGTACAGCGCGGCGCGTGCCAACGCGATCGCATCGGCCTGCCCCTTGGCGAGAATCTCTTCCGCCTGCTTGGGCTCGGTGATGAGACCGACCGCGATGGTGGGAATGCCGGCCTCCGCGCGAATGCGTTCCGAGAATGCGACCTGATAGCCGGGGCCGAGTTTGATCTGCTGCGCAGGCGTCAGCCCGCCGCTGGAAACATGGATCGCCGGACAGCCGCGCGCCTTCAGCGCCTTCGCGAAAGCGATCGAGCCTTCGATATCCCATCCGCCGTCGGCCCAGTCGGTCGCGGAGAGTCGCACCCAGACCGGCTTGTCCGCAGGGAAGGCCGCGCGCACCGCATCGTAGATTTCGAGCGGAAACCGCATCCGGTTCTCGAGACTGCCGCCGTATTGATCGGTGCGCGCGTTGGAGAGCGGCGACAGGAATTGATGCAGCAGATAACCGTGTGCCGCATGCAGTTCGATGCCGTCGAATCCGAGGGTAGTTGCACGCTTCGCCGCGCGGACGAAATCGTCGCGCACACGCAACAAACCCTGTGCATCAAGCGCGGTCGGCACGTTGTCATCTTTCGCGAAGCCAAGCGCGGACGGCGCCTCGGTCTGCCAGCCGTCCTTCTCGCTAGGTGCGATCTGCTTGCCACCCTCCCACGGCACCTTCGTCGAGGCCTTGCGTCCGGCGTGAGCGAGTTGAATGGCGACCTTGATCGGCGAGTAAGTGCGTACCGCGCCGAGTACGCGGGCCAGCGCCTTTTCGTTAGCGTCGGAATAAAGGCCGAGATCTTGCGGCGAAATACGCCCCTGCGGCGATACCGCCGTCGCTTCCAGGATCAGAAGTCCCGCGCCGGAGAGCGCCAGATGGCCGAGATGGATCATGTGCCAGTCGGTGGCGCTGCCGTCCTCGGCGGAGTATTCGCACATCGGCGCAATGATAATGCGGTTGGACAGGGCAAGCCGCCCCAATTGCCAGGGTGCGAACAGTTCACTCACGCGTGATCTCACTATCGTTGTTGCGGCAGACTTGGTAGCAGACCGGATCGCATGATCCAAATGCGACTCAAGCATGAGCCCCGGGGCCAAACGGATGAATCGGGACAATGATGCCGCGTTCTATTCCGGCATTCCCACGTTCGACGATTTCGGCCGGCTGATGGAGCCGTCGCTCTATCGCGCCTTGCCGGGAGGCTGGCTGATCGGCACGGCGGACATCGTGCGCTCGACGGATGCGATCGCCAATCGGCGTTACAAGGCCGTCAACATGGCGGGTGCTGCAGTGATCGCTGCGATGACCAACGCAATGGGCAATCGCAGTTTTCCGTTCGTATTTGGCGGTGATGGCGCGAGCTTTGCGGTTGATGCCGCCAGTCGCGAGATTGCTGCCGAAGCGCTGGCGACGACGGCGGCATGGGTGGAGGAGGCGCTCGATCTGACGATGCGTGTCGCGCTTATTCCGATTGAAGCGATCCGTGCGGAAGGCTTCGATGTGCGCGTGGCGCGGTATGCGCCGTCGCCTCATGTCAGCTATGCGATGTTCGACGGCGGCGGCCTGAAATGGGCAGATACCGCAATGAAGCGCGGCGTGTTCGCGCTGGCCAAGGCGCCACGCGGGACTCACCCCGATCTCACCGGACTGTCATGTCATTTTTCCGAAATCATGTCGGCGCGCGGCATCATGCTTTCGTTTCTCGTGGTGCCGCACGGCGAAGATAAAGCCGCATTCCGTGCGGTGATCGAAAGAATGCTGGCGCTGGTGGAGATGAGTCCGGAGGGAGGTCGCCCGATTCCGCTGCAAGGGCCGCCGCGCCACTGGCCGTCGCCGGGCGCGGACTATGTCGCGCGGGCCTGGCGGCGTGGTCCGCTCTGGTGGCGCCGCGGTGTGGTGTCGTTGGGGGCGCTCTGGCTGTATGCGATGACGCACTCTCCCGTTCGTATCGGCAGATACGCGATGCAAACCTATCTGCGTCAGGTGGTGGATAATTCGGACTTCCGGAAGTACGACGATGGCCTGCGCATGGTGATCGATTGCACGGTGCAGACCGCAGGCGCGATCGAGGCGTTGCTTTCACACGCGGCGGCGGCAGGCACGGTCCGCTACGGCCTGCATCGGCAGGATGCAGCCCTGATGACGTGCTTCACGCTGGCGGCGATGGGGCCCGGTCATTTCCATTTCGTCGACGGCGCGCGCGGCGGCTATGCCTCCGCAGCGGCCGCGCTCAAGGCTGCGATGAACTGAAGTCCGATCAGGCCATGCCGTTGAGGAACGGATTGGTCAGGCGCTCCTGACCGATGGTCGAGCCCGGACCGTGGCCGCAGATGAAGCCGACCTCGTCGCCGAGCGGCAGCACCTTGTCGCGGATGGAGGCGAGCAGCGTTGCATGATCGCCACCGGGCAGATCGGTGCGGCCGATCGAGCCGTTGAACAGCACGTCGCCCATGATCGCGAATTTCATGTCCGGATTGAAGAACACCATGCTGCCCGGCGAATGGCCGGGGCAATGCAGAAGCTCGAACGTCAGTTCGCCGATGCTGACCTTGTCACCTTCCTCGAGCCAGGTGTCGGGCGTGACGTTGCGCAGGCCGGTGAGGCCGTAGCGCCGTGCGCTGTCCACGACATGGTCGAGCAGGAATTTGTCGGCGATGTGCGGGCCGGTGATCGGTACCTTGAGATGCTCGCGCAGTTCGTCGGCACCGCCGACGTGATCGACATGGCCGTGGGTCAGCCAGATGTGCTCGACCTTGACGCCGGCCTGCTTGATCGCGTTGAGAATGTCGAGCACGTCCCCGCCGGGATCGATCACCACGGCTTTTTTGGTTTGCTCGCACCACAGCAGCATGCAGTTCTGCTGGAATGGCGTGACGGGAATGATGCTTGCGCTGGCCTTCGGCGCCTCATTGGTCTGCTCGGTCATGCGGCCACAAAGCGCATTTTTGGGCCTTGGCCAAGTGAATTTTGCGCCTGACGGCACGGGTCTCACGCCACCGCTGTTCCCGCTGGGCGACCGCATCCATTCGCTTTATGATGGCGCGATGCTTCAATCTCCCCTTAATGCCGTGGCGTGTCCCGCAGACGGTCGCCAATCCGAGACTGCGCGCATGGTGGCGCGCGGCACATCGCGCTTTCTTGCCTCGCTGGGTTTCTCCTGTGTCGAGGAACTGCCGCTGCCCTCTGGTGGCCGTGCCGATCTGGTGGCTATGAACACACGGGGCGAGATGTGGATCGTCGAGATCAAATCCTCCCGCGAGGATCTGCGGGCCGACCAGAAATGGGAAAGCTACCGCGCCCATTGCGACCGATTGTTCTTTGCGTTCCCGAGCGAATTGCCGTGCGAACTGTTTCCGCTCGAGACGGGATTAATCGTCGCCGATGGCTATGGCGCCCATCTGCATTGCGAAGCGCCGGAGCATCGCCTGCCCGCGGCGACGCGCAAGGTGATGATGATCCGGTTCGGGATTGCCGCTGCGCGACGGATGAATCGTCTGATCGACCCGCAAGGTCACGGCATGGTCGACGAGTGACGATTACTCGGCTGCGGTGCTGACGATAGGCACCAGCGCGCTCTCGAACATGCCGAACGCGATCTCAGCGCCCTGCACCACGGATCGCGGATCGGACAGCGCCGCCGGGTGGGTTTCGAGCACGTCGAGAAAGGTTGGCCACAGCCGCTGGCCGAAGCCGTGCCGCAGATATTTCGTCGCGCCGATCGAGCACGAATCCGGATGCTCGGCGAGACGCGACAGCATCACCCGAGCGCCCATGCGCGTGGCCTCCAGCACATAGACGGTGCCGAGCATCTGCGCGGGATTGTCGAAATGCGGTTCCGGAAGCGGATCGCACGAGGCATCCATCACGATGAGGTCGTATTCGAGCGCGGCGGAGCGCGCGCGGCGCGGCCAGTCCGGCAGGATCAGATCAATGCCGTTGCGCTCGAGGGCTGCCTCGATCGGAAACAACGCCTCCGCCTGACCGCGCAGGAAGCTCGCGTAATAGCGCGGCTTGCTGAGATCGAGCCAGGACAACGCAAGATCGAGCCGCCTGTG includes:
- a CDS encoding ThiF family adenylyltransferase, whose product is MSHRLLARSDDLLALRNAGFHLEIRSGYLLVKDVPYVTSSREVREDGVLFSKLETQVVNGHERTKKPGAHVAYWTGEHPCKADGAKIRAFENPSAPQNFGKGVQADFTFSAKASYRDYVHKMQAYLGWIVGEAQKIRPEVTAQTFPVYATDEDDDDVFNYIDTASSRVHVGADNEKLEEQRVAIIGVGGTGSYVLDFVAKTRVGEIHIFDGDRFDTHNAFRAPGAWSLEELESKKSKVDTLGDIYGKLRRRGLIKHPAKLTAENIQQLEGINFAFLCLDNGKSKRAIVDWLLEHNVSFIDVGMGVVRAPTGLQGIVRVLTCTPDKSDHIATRMSFGEEDEAENEYATNIQIAELNALNAAMAVIRWKRLIGFYRDAGREHYSSYQIATGVIAIEETE
- a CDS encoding Ada metal-binding domain-containing protein; translated protein: MSSRTETGGKTYRLLGSDGAFYHSTTPGQFGGHARQRIYGSLDCRAAARALAKGDTYRRHRVFFADEANAIGAGYRPCAVCLPTQYRVWRARTR
- a CDS encoding multiubiquitin domain-containing protein, which codes for MANGNNNGNGNGNGGGSPGHGGGNDHMITIYVNGTPYEVEKGPLSYAQLLVLISAAPLPENQRYAVQYSKGNNDKPTGTLIEGESVQVKKDMEFDVTPATRS
- a CDS encoding DUF3095 domain-containing protein — translated: MNRDNDAAFYSGIPTFDDFGRLMEPSLYRALPGGWLIGTADIVRSTDAIANRRYKAVNMAGAAVIAAMTNAMGNRSFPFVFGGDGASFAVDAASREIAAEALATTAAWVEEALDLTMRVALIPIEAIRAEGFDVRVARYAPSPHVSYAMFDGGGLKWADTAMKRGVFALAKAPRGTHPDLTGLSCHFSEIMSARGIMLSFLVVPHGEDKAAFRAVIERMLALVEMSPEGGRPIPLQGPPRHWPSPGADYVARAWRRGPLWWRRGVVSLGALWLYAMTHSPVRIGRYAMQTYLRQVVDNSDFRKYDDGLRMVIDCTVQTAGAIEALLSHAAAAGTVRYGLHRQDAALMTCFTLAAMGPGHFHFVDGARGGYASAAAALKAAMN
- a CDS encoding ImmA/IrrE family metallo-endopeptidase produces the protein MSAGLRLARRSIAESAATQVLRANNIEGPWVDPIAIAKAKGIEVRAKPDTADGVSGMLLKAGDEFGILYATKIPSRGFQRFSVAHELGHYCIEGHSDALLDNGMHISHAGFQSSDPYEHEADHFAAALLMPERAFKRAIDEYDPGLACVEALSKQCETSLTATAIRYVTLTADGVAVLLTKGDGVEWCFMSDGLKQAKGLRFIRKWAPVPDTTLTASFNTRPDDERAGQSDSREACLNDWMGGDCSYRVTEEVIGLGRYGRSLTILTCKGLSMRSEAEEDDGDEDKLIESWTPRFK
- a CDS encoding YccF domain-containing protein, whose product is MSPVSLLLNILWIVLGGFWMAVGWMIAAVLMAITIIGIPWARAAMTIAGYTLFPFGQRAISREMVTGRSDVGTGPLGMIGNIIWFILAGWWLALGHLGTALLMAITIVGLPFAWAHLKLAGIALWPIGKTIVPA
- a CDS encoding NADH:flavin oxidoreductase/NADH oxidase, whose translation is MSELFAPWQLGRLALSNRIIIAPMCEYSAEDGSATDWHMIHLGHLALSGAGLLILEATAVSPQGRISPQDLGLYSDANEKALARVLGAVRTYSPIKVAIQLAHAGRKASTKVPWEGGKQIAPSEKDGWQTEAPSALGFAKDDNVPTALDAQGLLRVRDDFVRAAKRATTLGFDGIELHAAHGYLLHQFLSPLSNARTDQYGGSLENRMRFPLEIYDAVRAAFPADKPVWVRLSATDWADGGWDIEGSIAFAKALKARGCPAIHVSSGGLTPAQQIKLGPGYQVAFSERIRAEAGIPTIAVGLITEPKQAEEILAKGQADAIALARAALYDPRWPWHAAAELGDHVHAPPQYLRCAPHGHSDLFDAP
- a CDS encoding DUF2188 domain-containing protein gives rise to the protein MSKNDRFVVKHGTDWAVKKAASATPESVHHKQSNAEQQAKATVRSLGGGEVRIQGRDAKWRDSDTVAPGRDPFPPRDKKH
- a CDS encoding MBL fold metallo-hydrolase — protein: MTEQTNEAPKASASIIPVTPFQQNCMLLWCEQTKKAVVIDPGGDVLDILNAIKQAGVKVEHIWLTHGHVDHVGGADELREHLKVPITGPHIADKFLLDHVVDSARRYGLTGLRNVTPDTWLEEGDKVSIGELTFELLHCPGHSPGSMVFFNPDMKFAIMGDVLFNGSIGRTDLPGGDHATLLASIRDKVLPLGDEVGFICGHGPGSTIGQERLTNPFLNGMA
- a CDS encoding biliverdin-producing heme oxygenase codes for the protein MIHDLIREATHTSHRRLDLALSWLDLSKPRYYASFLRGQAEALFPIEAALERNGIDLILPDWPRRARSAALEYDLIVMDASCDPLPEPHFDNPAQMLGTVYVLEATRMGARVMLSRLAEHPDSCSIGATKYLRHGFGQRLWPTFLDVLETHPAALSDPRSVVQGAEIAFGMFESALVPIVSTAAE
- a CDS encoding MmcB family DNA repair protein; the protein is MLQSPLNAVACPADGRQSETARMVARGTSRFLASLGFSCVEELPLPSGGRADLVAMNTRGEMWIVEIKSSREDLRADQKWESYRAHCDRLFFAFPSELPCELFPLETGLIVADGYGAHLHCEAPEHRLPAATRKVMMIRFGIAAARRMNRLIDPQGHGMVDE
- a CDS encoding helix-turn-helix domain-containing protein, producing the protein MGEDQATEIFSKRLREARDLRGLSQALLAAKAGLPPASVSHFESGPRKPSFDNLKALAKALDVTTDYLLGRSETPDASAETVGRLHRDLHKLSSQDLELAQDFVELLLKKRNSGNDQT